The proteins below are encoded in one region of Erinaceus europaeus chromosome 15, mEriEur2.1, whole genome shotgun sequence:
- the ATXN2L gene encoding ataxin-2-like protein isoform X17, producing the protein MTRALASSRGQSTGKGPPQSPVFEGVYNNSRMLHFLTAVVGSTCDVKVKNGTTYEGIFKTLSSKFELAVDAVHRKALEPAAGPRREDIVDTMVFKPNDVLLVHFRNVDFNYATKDKFTDSAIAMNSKVNGEHKEKVLQRWEGGDSNSDDYDLESDMSNGWDPNEMFKFNEENYGVKTTYDSSLSSYTVPLEKDNSEEFRQRELRAAQLAREIESSPQYRLRIAMENDDGRTEEEKHSAVQRQGSGRESPSLASREGKYIPLPQRVREGPRGGVRCSSSRGGRPGLSSLPPRGPHHLDNSSPGPGSEARGINGGPSRMSPKAQRPLRGAKTLPSPSTRPSGETSVPPSPAAFPFLPVGRMYPPRSPKSAAPAPISASCPEPPIGSAVPTSSSSIPVTSSVVDPGVGSLSPASPKISLAPTDVKELPTKEPGRTLESQELSRIAGKVPGLQNEQKRFQLEELRKFGAQFKLQPSSSPESSLDPFPPRILKEEAKGKEKEVDGLLTSEPMGSPVSSKTESVSDKEDKPPLPPAGGTEGPEQPPPPCPSQTGSPPVGLIKGDDKDEGPVAEQVKKSTLNPNAKEFNPTKPLLSVNKSTSTPTSPGPRTHSTPSIPVLTAGQSGLYSPQYISYIPQIHMGPAVQAPQMYPYPVSNSVPGQQGKYRGAKGSLPPQRSDQHQPASAPPMMQAAAAAGPPLVAATPYSSYIPYNPQQFPGQPAMMQPMAHYPSQPVFAPMLQSSPRMLTSGSHPQAIVSSSTPQYPSAEQPTPQALYATVHQSYPHHATQLHAHQPQPATTPTGSQPQSQHAAPSPVQHQAGQAPHLGSGQPQQNLYHPGALTGTPPSLPPGPSAQSPQSSFPQPAAVYAIHAHQQLPHGFTNMAHVTQAHVQTGITAAPPPHPGAPHPPQVMLLHPPQSHGGPPQGAVPQSGVPALSASTPSPYPYIGHPQGEQPGQAPGFPGGADDRILCRVGRSHSRRRQGLAPGSVLCFPPSSLSCDPAAPLPTASPALSDPDCLLT; encoded by the exons ATGACCCGGGCACTGGCGAGCTCCAG GGGACAAAGCACAGGAAAGGGACCCCCCCAGTCACCG GTGTTTGAGGGTGTGTACAACAACTCCAGAATGCTGCATTTCCTCACAGCTGTTGTG GGCTCCACTTGTGACGTGAAGGTGAAGAACGGCACCACCTATGAAGGCATCTTCAAGACTCTGAGCTCCAAG TTTGAACTAGCGGTGGACGCTGTGCACCGGAAGGCGCTTGAGCCGGCGGCTGGCCCTCGTCGCGAAGACATTGTGGATACCATGGTGTTTAAGCCAAATGATGTTTTGCTTGTCCACTTCCGAAATGTTGACTTCAATTATGCCACGAAAG ACAAGTTCACTGATTCAGCCATTGCCATGAACTCAAAGGTGAATGGCGAGCACAAAGAGAAGGTGCTTCAGCGCTGGGAAGGAGGCGACAGTAACAGCGATGACTATGACCTGGAGTCTGACATG TCCAATGGATGGGACCCCAATGAAATGTTCAAGTTCAACGAGGAGAACTATGGTGTGAAGACCACCTATGATAGCAGCCTCTCTTCTTACAC GGTGCCGTTAGAGAAAGACAACTCAGAAGAGTTTCGCCAGCGGGAGCTGCGTGCCGCCCAGTTGGCTCGAGAGATTGAGTCGAGCCCCCAGTACCGCTTGCGCATCGCCATGGAGAACGATGACGGGCGCACGGAGGAAGAGAAGCACAGCGCGGTCCAGCGCCAGGGGTCTGGGCGGGAGAGCCCCAGCCTGGCGTCCAG GGAGGGAAAGTATATTCCTCTACCCCAGCGAGTTCGGGAAGGTCCCCGGGGAGGAGTTCGATGCAGTAGTTCTCGGGGCGGCCGGCCTGGCCTTAGCTCTTTGCCACCTCGTGGCCCTCACCATCTTGACAACAGTAGCCCTGGCCCAGGTTCTGAGGCACGTGGTATCAATGGAG GCCCTTCCCGCATGTCCCCTAAGGCACAGCGGCCCCTGAGAGGTGCCAAGACTCTGCCTTCACCCAGCACCAGGCCTTCTGGAGAAACCTCTGTTCCTCCATCGCCTGCAG CTTTCCCTTTTCTTCCAGTGGGCCGGATGTACCCCCCACGTTCTCCCAAGTCTGCTGCCCCTGCCCCAATTTCTGCTTCCTGCCCTGAGCCTCCCATCGGCTCTGCAGTACCAACCTCTTCATCTTCCATCCCTGTGACGTCGTCGGTTGTGGATCCTGGAGTGGGCTCCCTCTCCCCAGCTTCTCCAAAGATCTCTCTGGCTCCCACAGATG TAAAAGAACTTCCGACCAAGGAACCTGGGAGAACTCTGGAGTCCCAGGAGTTGTCCCGAATAGCTGGAAAAG TTCCCGGTCTGCAGAACGAACAGAAACGCTTTCAACTGGAAGAACTGAGGAAGTTCGGAGCTCAGTTTAAG CTTCAGCCCAGTAGCTCCCCTGAGAGCAGCCTGGACCCCTTTCCTCCTCGGATCTTAAAGGAGGAGgccaaagggaaggagaaggaggtggatgGTCTATTGACATCAGAGCCCATGGGCTCCCCAGTCTCCTCGAAGACAGAGTCCGTATCGGATAAGGAGGATAAACCTCCCCTGCCTCCAGCAGGAGGCACTGAGGGGCCGGAGCAGCCCCCACCACCTTGCCCGAGCCAGACGGGCAGCCCTCCAGTGGGCCTCATCAAGGGAGATGACAAAGATGAGGGGCCTGTTGCAGA ACAAGTGAAGAAGTCAACATTGAACCCCAACGCCAAGGAGTTCAATCCCACAAAGCCTCTCCTCTCTGTG AATAAATCCACCAGTACCCCAACTTCTCCAGGACCCCGAACTCACTCAACACCCTCCATCCCGGTGCTGACAGCAGGCCAGAGTGGACTGTACAGTCCCCAGTACATCTCCTACATACCTCAGATTCACATGGGACCGGCTGTTCAG GCCCCTCAGATGTATCCATATCCTGTATCCAACTCAGTGCCTGGACAGCAGGGCAAGTACCGGGGAGCAAAAG GCTCCTTGCCTCCCCAGCGCTCGGACCAACACCAGCCAGCCTCAGCCCCTCCTATGATgcaggccgccgccgccgctggcCCCCCTCTGGTGGCCGCCACCCCCTACTCCTCATACATCCCCTACAACCCGCAGCAGTTCCCGGGCCAGCCCGCCATGATGCAGCCCATGGCCCATTACCCCTCGCAg CCGGTGTTTGCCCCCATGCTTCAAAGCAGCCCACGCATGCTGACTTCGGGGAGCCACCCCCAGGCCATTGTGTCATCCTCTACCCCCCAGTATCCTTCTGCAGAGCAGCCCACCCCCCAGGCCCTTTATG CCACTGTCCACCAGTCCTACCCACACCATGCCACGCAGCTCCATGCCCACCAGCCGCAGCCGGCCACCACGCCCACTGGAAGCCAGCCGCAGTCCCAGCATGCGGCCCCCAGTCCCGTCCAG CACCAGGCGGGGCAGGCCCCACACCTGGGCAGTGGACAGCCCCAGCAGAATCTGTACCACCCAGGGGCCCTGACAGGCACGCCGCCTTCTCTGCCACCGGGGCCTTCCGCCCAATCCCCTCAGAGCAGCTTTCCCCAGCCAGCCGCTGTGTATGCCATCCATGCCCATCAGCAGCTGCCTCACGGCTTCACCAACATGGCCCATGTCACCCAG gccCATGTCCAAACTGGAATCACAGCAGCCCCGCCCCCTcaccctggggctccccaccCGCCCCAGGTGATGCTgctgcacccaccccagagccatgGGGGCCCCCCCCAAGGCGCAGTGCCCCAGAGTGGGGTGCCTGCACTCTCAGCTTCCACACCCTCACCCTACCCCTACATCGGACACCCCCAAGGTGAGCAGCCTGGCCAGGCGCCTGGATTTCCAGGAGGAGCCGATGACAGGATTC TATGTAGGGTGGGCAGAAGCCACAGTCGCCGCCGCCAGGGGCTTGCTCCTGGCTCTGTCCTTTGCTTCCCTCCGTCCTCGCTCAGTTGTGATCcagcagcccccctccccactgccTCCCCAGCTCTCAGTGACCCCGACTGTCTCCTGACTTAG
- the ATXN2L gene encoding ataxin-2-like protein isoform X1, whose product MLKPQPPQQPSQPQQPLPAQQAVARRPPGGTSPPNGGLPGSLASAPAPPGPPAAVSSCLGPAAAAGSGLRRGAEGILPPQHQERPGTAAVGSARGQSTGKGPPQSPVFEGVYNNSRMLHFLTAVVGSTCDVKVKNGTTYEGIFKTLSSKFELAVDAVHRKALEPAAGPRREDIVDTMVFKPNDVLLVHFRNVDFNYATKDKFTDSAIAMNSKVNGEHKEKVLQRWEGGDSNSDDYDLESDMSNGWDPNEMFKFNEENYGVKTTYDSSLSSYTVPLEKDNSEEFRQRELRAAQLAREIESSPQYRLRIAMENDDGRTEEEKHSAVQRQGSGRESPSLASREGKYIPLPQRVREGPRGGVRCSSSRGGRPGLSSLPPRGPHHLDNSSPGPGSEARGINGGPSRMSPKAQRPLRGAKTLPSPSTRPSGETSVPPSPAAFPFLPVGRMYPPRSPKSAAPAPISASCPEPPIGSAVPTSSSSIPVTSSVVDPGVGSLSPASPKISLAPTDVKELPTKEPGRTLESQELSRIAGKVPGLQNEQKRFQLEELRKFGAQFKLQPSSSPESSLDPFPPRILKEEAKGKEKEVDGLLTSEPMGSPVSSKTESVSDKEDKPPLPPAGGTEGPEQPPPPCPSQTGSPPVGLIKGDDKDEGPVAEQVKKSTLNPNAKEFNPTKPLLSVNKSTSTPTSPGPRTHSTPSIPVLTAGQSGLYSPQYISYIPQIHMGPAVQAPQMYPYPVSNSVPGQQGKYRGAKGSLPPQRSDQHQPASAPPMMQAAAAAGPPLVAATPYSSYIPYNPQQFPGQPAMMQPMAHYPSQPVFAPMLQSSPRMLTSGSHPQAIVSSSTPQYPSAEQPTPQALYATVHQSYPHHATQLHAHQPQPATTPTGSQPQSQHAAPSPVQHQAGQAPHLGSGQPQQNLYHPGALTGTPPSLPPGPSAQSPQSSFPQPAAVYAIHAHQQLPHGFTNMAHVTQAHVQTGITAAPPPHPGAPHPPQVMLLHPPQSHGGPPQGAVPQSGVPALSASTPSPYPYIGHPQGEQPGQAPGFPGGADDRILCRVGRSHSRRRQGLAPGSVLCFPPSSLSCDPAAPLPTASPALSDPDCLLT is encoded by the exons ATGTTGAAGCCTCAGCCGCCACAGCAGCCCTCCCAGCCCCAGCAGCCGCTCCCCGCGCAACAGGCCGTGGCCCGCCGGCCTCCCGGGGGCACCAGCCCTCCCAACGGCGGCCTGCCGGGGTCGCTGGCCTCCGCTCCGGCTCCCCCGGGGCCTCCTGCGGCCGTTTCCTCCTGCCTCGGgcctgccgccgccgccgggaGCGGGCTCCGCCGCGGGGCCGAGGGCATCCTGCCGCCGCAGCACCAGGAGCGACCGGGGACCGCGGCCGTCGGCAGCGCCAG GGGACAAAGCACAGGAAAGGGACCCCCCCAGTCACCG GTGTTTGAGGGTGTGTACAACAACTCCAGAATGCTGCATTTCCTCACAGCTGTTGTG GGCTCCACTTGTGACGTGAAGGTGAAGAACGGCACCACCTATGAAGGCATCTTCAAGACTCTGAGCTCCAAG TTTGAACTAGCGGTGGACGCTGTGCACCGGAAGGCGCTTGAGCCGGCGGCTGGCCCTCGTCGCGAAGACATTGTGGATACCATGGTGTTTAAGCCAAATGATGTTTTGCTTGTCCACTTCCGAAATGTTGACTTCAATTATGCCACGAAAG ACAAGTTCACTGATTCAGCCATTGCCATGAACTCAAAGGTGAATGGCGAGCACAAAGAGAAGGTGCTTCAGCGCTGGGAAGGAGGCGACAGTAACAGCGATGACTATGACCTGGAGTCTGACATG TCCAATGGATGGGACCCCAATGAAATGTTCAAGTTCAACGAGGAGAACTATGGTGTGAAGACCACCTATGATAGCAGCCTCTCTTCTTACAC GGTGCCGTTAGAGAAAGACAACTCAGAAGAGTTTCGCCAGCGGGAGCTGCGTGCCGCCCAGTTGGCTCGAGAGATTGAGTCGAGCCCCCAGTACCGCTTGCGCATCGCCATGGAGAACGATGACGGGCGCACGGAGGAAGAGAAGCACAGCGCGGTCCAGCGCCAGGGGTCTGGGCGGGAGAGCCCCAGCCTGGCGTCCAG GGAGGGAAAGTATATTCCTCTACCCCAGCGAGTTCGGGAAGGTCCCCGGGGAGGAGTTCGATGCAGTAGTTCTCGGGGCGGCCGGCCTGGCCTTAGCTCTTTGCCACCTCGTGGCCCTCACCATCTTGACAACAGTAGCCCTGGCCCAGGTTCTGAGGCACGTGGTATCAATGGAG GCCCTTCCCGCATGTCCCCTAAGGCACAGCGGCCCCTGAGAGGTGCCAAGACTCTGCCTTCACCCAGCACCAGGCCTTCTGGAGAAACCTCTGTTCCTCCATCGCCTGCAG CTTTCCCTTTTCTTCCAGTGGGCCGGATGTACCCCCCACGTTCTCCCAAGTCTGCTGCCCCTGCCCCAATTTCTGCTTCCTGCCCTGAGCCTCCCATCGGCTCTGCAGTACCAACCTCTTCATCTTCCATCCCTGTGACGTCGTCGGTTGTGGATCCTGGAGTGGGCTCCCTCTCCCCAGCTTCTCCAAAGATCTCTCTGGCTCCCACAGATG TAAAAGAACTTCCGACCAAGGAACCTGGGAGAACTCTGGAGTCCCAGGAGTTGTCCCGAATAGCTGGAAAAG TTCCCGGTCTGCAGAACGAACAGAAACGCTTTCAACTGGAAGAACTGAGGAAGTTCGGAGCTCAGTTTAAG CTTCAGCCCAGTAGCTCCCCTGAGAGCAGCCTGGACCCCTTTCCTCCTCGGATCTTAAAGGAGGAGgccaaagggaaggagaaggaggtggatgGTCTATTGACATCAGAGCCCATGGGCTCCCCAGTCTCCTCGAAGACAGAGTCCGTATCGGATAAGGAGGATAAACCTCCCCTGCCTCCAGCAGGAGGCACTGAGGGGCCGGAGCAGCCCCCACCACCTTGCCCGAGCCAGACGGGCAGCCCTCCAGTGGGCCTCATCAAGGGAGATGACAAAGATGAGGGGCCTGTTGCAGA ACAAGTGAAGAAGTCAACATTGAACCCCAACGCCAAGGAGTTCAATCCCACAAAGCCTCTCCTCTCTGTG AATAAATCCACCAGTACCCCAACTTCTCCAGGACCCCGAACTCACTCAACACCCTCCATCCCGGTGCTGACAGCAGGCCAGAGTGGACTGTACAGTCCCCAGTACATCTCCTACATACCTCAGATTCACATGGGACCGGCTGTTCAG GCCCCTCAGATGTATCCATATCCTGTATCCAACTCAGTGCCTGGACAGCAGGGCAAGTACCGGGGAGCAAAAG GCTCCTTGCCTCCCCAGCGCTCGGACCAACACCAGCCAGCCTCAGCCCCTCCTATGATgcaggccgccgccgccgctggcCCCCCTCTGGTGGCCGCCACCCCCTACTCCTCATACATCCCCTACAACCCGCAGCAGTTCCCGGGCCAGCCCGCCATGATGCAGCCCATGGCCCATTACCCCTCGCAg CCGGTGTTTGCCCCCATGCTTCAAAGCAGCCCACGCATGCTGACTTCGGGGAGCCACCCCCAGGCCATTGTGTCATCCTCTACCCCCCAGTATCCTTCTGCAGAGCAGCCCACCCCCCAGGCCCTTTATG CCACTGTCCACCAGTCCTACCCACACCATGCCACGCAGCTCCATGCCCACCAGCCGCAGCCGGCCACCACGCCCACTGGAAGCCAGCCGCAGTCCCAGCATGCGGCCCCCAGTCCCGTCCAG CACCAGGCGGGGCAGGCCCCACACCTGGGCAGTGGACAGCCCCAGCAGAATCTGTACCACCCAGGGGCCCTGACAGGCACGCCGCCTTCTCTGCCACCGGGGCCTTCCGCCCAATCCCCTCAGAGCAGCTTTCCCCAGCCAGCCGCTGTGTATGCCATCCATGCCCATCAGCAGCTGCCTCACGGCTTCACCAACATGGCCCATGTCACCCAG gccCATGTCCAAACTGGAATCACAGCAGCCCCGCCCCCTcaccctggggctccccaccCGCCCCAGGTGATGCTgctgcacccaccccagagccatgGGGGCCCCCCCCAAGGCGCAGTGCCCCAGAGTGGGGTGCCTGCACTCTCAGCTTCCACACCCTCACCCTACCCCTACATCGGACACCCCCAAGGTGAGCAGCCTGGCCAGGCGCCTGGATTTCCAGGAGGAGCCGATGACAGGATTC TATGTAGGGTGGGCAGAAGCCACAGTCGCCGCCGCCAGGGGCTTGCTCCTGGCTCTGTCCTTTGCTTCCCTCCGTCCTCGCTCAGTTGTGATCcagcagcccccctccccactgccTCCCCAGCTCTCAGTGACCCCGACTGTCTCCTGACTTAG
- the ATXN2L gene encoding ataxin-2-like protein isoform X8, which yields MLKPQPPQQPSQPQQPLPAQQAVARRPPGGTSPPNGGLPGSLASAPAPPGPPAAVSSCLGPAAAAGSGLRRGAEGILPPQHQERPGTAAVGSARGQSTGKGPPQSPVFEGVYNNSRMLHFLTAVVGSTCDVKVKNGTTYEGIFKTLSSKFELAVDAVHRKALEPAAGPRREDIVDTMVFKPNDVLLVHFRNVDFNYATKDKFTDSAIAMNSKVNGEHKEKVLQRWEGGDSNSDDYDLESDMSNGWDPNEMFKFNEENYGVKTTYDSSLSSYTVPLEKDNSEEFRQRELRAAQLAREIESSPQYRLRIAMENDDGRTEEEKHSAVQRQGSGRESPSLASREGKYIPLPQRVREGPRGGVRCSSSRGGRPGLSSLPPRGPHHLDNSSPGPGSEARGINGGPSRMSPKAQRPLRGAKTLPSPSTRPSGETSVPPSPAAFPFLPVGRMYPPRSPKSAAPAPISASCPEPPIGSAVPTSSSSIPVTSSVVDPGVGSLSPASPKISLAPTDVKELPTKEPGRTLESQELSRIAGKVPGLQNEQKRFQLEELRKFGAQFKLQPSSSPESSLDPFPPRILKEEAKGKEKEVDGLLTSEPMGSPVSSKTESVSDKEDKPPLPPAGGTEGPEQPPPPCPSQTGSPPVGLIKGDDKDEGPVAEQVKKSTLNPNAKEFNPTKPLLSVNKSTSTPTSPGPRTHSTPSIPVLTAGQSGLYSPQYISYIPQIHMGPAVQAPQMYPYPVSNSVPGQQGKYRGAKGSLPPQRSDQHQPASAPPMMQAAAAAGPPLVAATPYSSYIPYNPQQFPGQPAMMQPMAHYPSQPVFAPMLQSSPRMLTSGSHPQAIVSSSTPQYPSAEQPTPQALYATVHQSYPHHATQLHAHQPQPATTPTGSQPQSQHAAPSPVQHQAGQAPHLGSGQPQQNLYHPGALTGTPPSLPPGPSAQSPQSSFPQPAAVYAIHAHQQLPHGFTNMAHVTQAHVQTGITAAPPPHPGAPHPPQVMLLHPPQSHGGPPQGAVPQSGVPALSASTPSPYPYIGHPQGEQPGQAPGFPGGADDRIPLSDPDCLLT from the exons ATGTTGAAGCCTCAGCCGCCACAGCAGCCCTCCCAGCCCCAGCAGCCGCTCCCCGCGCAACAGGCCGTGGCCCGCCGGCCTCCCGGGGGCACCAGCCCTCCCAACGGCGGCCTGCCGGGGTCGCTGGCCTCCGCTCCGGCTCCCCCGGGGCCTCCTGCGGCCGTTTCCTCCTGCCTCGGgcctgccgccgccgccgggaGCGGGCTCCGCCGCGGGGCCGAGGGCATCCTGCCGCCGCAGCACCAGGAGCGACCGGGGACCGCGGCCGTCGGCAGCGCCAG GGGACAAAGCACAGGAAAGGGACCCCCCCAGTCACCG GTGTTTGAGGGTGTGTACAACAACTCCAGAATGCTGCATTTCCTCACAGCTGTTGTG GGCTCCACTTGTGACGTGAAGGTGAAGAACGGCACCACCTATGAAGGCATCTTCAAGACTCTGAGCTCCAAG TTTGAACTAGCGGTGGACGCTGTGCACCGGAAGGCGCTTGAGCCGGCGGCTGGCCCTCGTCGCGAAGACATTGTGGATACCATGGTGTTTAAGCCAAATGATGTTTTGCTTGTCCACTTCCGAAATGTTGACTTCAATTATGCCACGAAAG ACAAGTTCACTGATTCAGCCATTGCCATGAACTCAAAGGTGAATGGCGAGCACAAAGAGAAGGTGCTTCAGCGCTGGGAAGGAGGCGACAGTAACAGCGATGACTATGACCTGGAGTCTGACATG TCCAATGGATGGGACCCCAATGAAATGTTCAAGTTCAACGAGGAGAACTATGGTGTGAAGACCACCTATGATAGCAGCCTCTCTTCTTACAC GGTGCCGTTAGAGAAAGACAACTCAGAAGAGTTTCGCCAGCGGGAGCTGCGTGCCGCCCAGTTGGCTCGAGAGATTGAGTCGAGCCCCCAGTACCGCTTGCGCATCGCCATGGAGAACGATGACGGGCGCACGGAGGAAGAGAAGCACAGCGCGGTCCAGCGCCAGGGGTCTGGGCGGGAGAGCCCCAGCCTGGCGTCCAG GGAGGGAAAGTATATTCCTCTACCCCAGCGAGTTCGGGAAGGTCCCCGGGGAGGAGTTCGATGCAGTAGTTCTCGGGGCGGCCGGCCTGGCCTTAGCTCTTTGCCACCTCGTGGCCCTCACCATCTTGACAACAGTAGCCCTGGCCCAGGTTCTGAGGCACGTGGTATCAATGGAG GCCCTTCCCGCATGTCCCCTAAGGCACAGCGGCCCCTGAGAGGTGCCAAGACTCTGCCTTCACCCAGCACCAGGCCTTCTGGAGAAACCTCTGTTCCTCCATCGCCTGCAG CTTTCCCTTTTCTTCCAGTGGGCCGGATGTACCCCCCACGTTCTCCCAAGTCTGCTGCCCCTGCCCCAATTTCTGCTTCCTGCCCTGAGCCTCCCATCGGCTCTGCAGTACCAACCTCTTCATCTTCCATCCCTGTGACGTCGTCGGTTGTGGATCCTGGAGTGGGCTCCCTCTCCCCAGCTTCTCCAAAGATCTCTCTGGCTCCCACAGATG TAAAAGAACTTCCGACCAAGGAACCTGGGAGAACTCTGGAGTCCCAGGAGTTGTCCCGAATAGCTGGAAAAG TTCCCGGTCTGCAGAACGAACAGAAACGCTTTCAACTGGAAGAACTGAGGAAGTTCGGAGCTCAGTTTAAG CTTCAGCCCAGTAGCTCCCCTGAGAGCAGCCTGGACCCCTTTCCTCCTCGGATCTTAAAGGAGGAGgccaaagggaaggagaaggaggtggatgGTCTATTGACATCAGAGCCCATGGGCTCCCCAGTCTCCTCGAAGACAGAGTCCGTATCGGATAAGGAGGATAAACCTCCCCTGCCTCCAGCAGGAGGCACTGAGGGGCCGGAGCAGCCCCCACCACCTTGCCCGAGCCAGACGGGCAGCCCTCCAGTGGGCCTCATCAAGGGAGATGACAAAGATGAGGGGCCTGTTGCAGA ACAAGTGAAGAAGTCAACATTGAACCCCAACGCCAAGGAGTTCAATCCCACAAAGCCTCTCCTCTCTGTG AATAAATCCACCAGTACCCCAACTTCTCCAGGACCCCGAACTCACTCAACACCCTCCATCCCGGTGCTGACAGCAGGCCAGAGTGGACTGTACAGTCCCCAGTACATCTCCTACATACCTCAGATTCACATGGGACCGGCTGTTCAG GCCCCTCAGATGTATCCATATCCTGTATCCAACTCAGTGCCTGGACAGCAGGGCAAGTACCGGGGAGCAAAAG GCTCCTTGCCTCCCCAGCGCTCGGACCAACACCAGCCAGCCTCAGCCCCTCCTATGATgcaggccgccgccgccgctggcCCCCCTCTGGTGGCCGCCACCCCCTACTCCTCATACATCCCCTACAACCCGCAGCAGTTCCCGGGCCAGCCCGCCATGATGCAGCCCATGGCCCATTACCCCTCGCAg CCGGTGTTTGCCCCCATGCTTCAAAGCAGCCCACGCATGCTGACTTCGGGGAGCCACCCCCAGGCCATTGTGTCATCCTCTACCCCCCAGTATCCTTCTGCAGAGCAGCCCACCCCCCAGGCCCTTTATG CCACTGTCCACCAGTCCTACCCACACCATGCCACGCAGCTCCATGCCCACCAGCCGCAGCCGGCCACCACGCCCACTGGAAGCCAGCCGCAGTCCCAGCATGCGGCCCCCAGTCCCGTCCAG CACCAGGCGGGGCAGGCCCCACACCTGGGCAGTGGACAGCCCCAGCAGAATCTGTACCACCCAGGGGCCCTGACAGGCACGCCGCCTTCTCTGCCACCGGGGCCTTCCGCCCAATCCCCTCAGAGCAGCTTTCCCCAGCCAGCCGCTGTGTATGCCATCCATGCCCATCAGCAGCTGCCTCACGGCTTCACCAACATGGCCCATGTCACCCAG gccCATGTCCAAACTGGAATCACAGCAGCCCCGCCCCCTcaccctggggctccccaccCGCCCCAGGTGATGCTgctgcacccaccccagagccatgGGGGCCCCCCCCAAGGCGCAGTGCCCCAGAGTGGGGTGCCTGCACTCTCAGCTTCCACACCCTCACCCTACCCCTACATCGGACACCCCCAAGGTGAGCAGCCTGGCCAGGCGCCTGGATTTCCAGGAGGAGCCGATGACAGGATTC CTCTCAGTGACCCCGACTGTCTCCTGACTTAG